The following is a genomic window from Microtus pennsylvanicus isolate mMicPen1 chromosome 3, mMicPen1.hap1, whole genome shotgun sequence.
GGACAATCTTAGATTCAAAATTACTTCTCACAATTCCAAGGTTTAGCAGAACCCTCCCAGTAGAGCAAGGGAACTCACCCAGGGACTATTAGGCTATTGGGTGCATAATAAGTCCTGGTTTTCAGATATGCTGACCTCTCAAGCATTCTTTCTTATACTCACTTTGGTCTGACAtaaactctctcttttttaatttttttaaaaattatttattcatttatttattttattattaatttatttattaaagatttctgtctcctcccagtcactgcctcccatttaccccctcccccaatcaactccccctctctcatcagccggaagagcagtcagggttccctgccctgtgggtagtCAAAgtacctcccacctccttccaggtctagtaaggtgaacatccaaacagcctaggctctcatacagctagtacgtgcagtaggatcaaaacccagtgccattgttcttgacttctcagcagtcctcattgtccgctatgttaagcgagtccggttttatcgcATGCTTtttctgatggaggtgggtcttgtatttatctgtttcttacattgtttaattaataaagaaactggttggccctaataggacagaaaattaggtaggcagagtagacagaacagaattctgggagaaagaagctgagtcagtgaatctccatgattctcccattccagacagacacaggttaagatcttccctggtaagccacctcgtgggttacacagattattagaaatgggttaaatcaatatgtaagagctagtcagtaagaggctgaaactaatgggccaagcagtgtttaaaagaatacaatttccgtgtaattatttctggtataaagctagccgggtgatGGGAAGCAGCCCGctactcctattactacatttttcagacccagtccagctggccttggtgaggccccgatagaacatctccattgtctcagtgtgtgggtacacccttctaggtcctgagttccttgctcatgctctctctccttctgctcctgatttggaccttaggGTTtgagtctggtgctccaatgtgggactctgtccctgtctcatttcatcgcctgatgaaggctaataCCAAGGAgggtgactatatgtttttctttgggttcaccttcttatttagcttctctaggatcacaaattataggctcaatgtacttttttatggctggaaaccaattatgagtgagtacatcccatgttcctctttttgggtctggcttacctcactcaggatagtgttttctatttccttccatttgcatgaaaaattcaagaagtcattgtttgtTACtattgagtagtactctaatatatctatattccatactttcttcatccattcttccattgaaggacatctagcttgtttccagattctggctattacaaacaatgctgctaagaacatagttgagcatacacttttgttgtatgatagggcatctcttgggtatcttcccaagagtggtattcctgggtccaggggtaggttgatcccgaatttcctgagaaaccgccacactgatttccaaagtggttgcacaagtttgcattcccaccagcaatggatgagtgtaccccttactccacaacctctccagcaaaggctatcattggtgtttttgattttagccattctgacaggtgtaagatggtatcttaatgttgtcttgatttgcatttccctgattgctaaggaggttgagcatgaccttaagtgtcttttgtccatttgaacttcttctgttgagaattctctgttcagttcagtgccccattttttaattgggttaattaggattttaaagtatagtttcttgagttctctatatagtttggagatcagacctttgtctgttgcggggttggtgaagatcttctcccagtcagcaggttgcctttttgtcttagtgacagtgtcctttgctttacagaagcttctcagtctcaggaggtcctgCTTTTTTTCCCTGAGGTTACTCTCAGCACCTCCACTTTTACCAAGAGTGCTCTCATCACTTGCAGTGTCCTCCATGGGCTCTcttgtatctggttttatgttgggCACCACATTTTGGAACCTGCCGATGAGACAACAGAGTTACATGGGTAGGGGTGTaaatactgagaaaaataaagaagataggaTAGAATTGGGAGGTCTGCCAGTCAATACCAAACTGCAGCCATGAGTTTATTTCTGAATTGACTGATGTACAAACTAAAGACAAAAACAGGACAAAGCATCATAGTCAGCTATCTTATGCTAGATGCTATGTTAACCACAAccctgtttctgtttttgcttctcGGAACAAGAAGTTTCAATATCACATGTCTACTGCTAGCAAtagtcgtttttttttttcatcatgaaTTTGCTTTCAGCTGGCATCAGCAGCTTGCACTTTAACTAAACAAAATGTTCTGTCCCACGGGCTTAGTCAGAACATTCTCACAGCTCTCAAGGAGACTTGGAGCAGACAAGCTTGTAATCTTTGACTTACAAGTCAGAATGGACTCCACGTGGAAACAATTCACATATGGGCTCTCACACCTGCTCCAGTACTTTTGTCAATAAAGTAGTATCTCTGGGCTACAGTGATTCTAATTACTATCTTATAACCCAGGGCATCCTGGCCATTTTTATCTTCACTATTATCAGCATCCACCAACAACAGATTACAAGCCTTGACTCAGGAACTTCAAGTTTTACTTCTCTTCTCAATTCCCTTTGGTGGAATGAAGTCAGGCGGACAAAGGCAAAAGAGTTAGTTTATATGACTGACAACTAGTCCAAGCCTAGAGGGTGGGGTAGATCTAGCTGGATAAAAAGATTGAATGTGGTATGGGAGAAGTGTATGGGGTGGGAGATAGGTAGTGAGGATCCTGTTAGAATATTAGATATTGGCTGTGACACAAGTTGAGGTGATCAGAATAGGTTGGTAAACTGGGTAGAGGACTCTGGCTGCATATGGTATGTTAAGGGGTAGACTCAGATGCAGAGGTCAAGACTCACTTGGCCTGACCTTAGAGAAGATAATGAGAAGTCTGGATTAGTAGAGAGCTTGAATGGAGTGTGGAAGGGACCTTGTAATAGTTTCTTGTAGGGAAGTCCCTGATGTAAACCTAAAGGTTAGGTGCAATGCAGGCATAAGTTGTCAAAAAAGCTGAGACATTGAATGTGAGACCAGATCTAGTCATTGGAGGGGGAATGTTGGAGAGATGGAATGAGCAGgtagttcttgtttttttgacCATGATGATTCTTTCCACAGAGGTTAATTAATGAATACATcacaaagggttttttttctgctatttcAGCTACCTTTATAGACTAGTAGACTTGATATATATTAATTATCATTCACTAAGTCATCATGACAAAGATTTATGCTTTTTGCTCTTCTTCAGAAGATATTGAAACCAGATTTAGTCATGGTGTGATAAGGCATACTTCAAAGGATTTGATTCAGCAGTCATGTAATTGACCCACAAAGTTTGTATATTGAAaaaattttcaaatgcttttacTGGGAGAATTACAGGTTAAAAAATCTTTGATACCAGTAAAGCATACCAGAAAcaatagaaataagacaacatttgggtgttgtagtaataagggcggcagggctgcatgCCCAGCACCCCGgtcgcctgctcggctagcttatgccctgaaataattacacggacactgtattcttttaatcactgcttggccctttagctctagcccttacaggctaattctcacatcctgatcaacccatctctaataatctgtgagcaccggtcttaccgggaaagattcagcatgtctaacctggcggcttgcttcattgcttgcgtctgcctgggagctgggagcatggcatctctctgaggcatctgctcccgagaggaaagctgtggagtctgagcttacttcctcttcctcccagcgttctgttctgtttactcctcccacctatcttctaaccaataaggaccaagcagtttctttttatttaaccaatgtccttcctccatcagggtgtATTGCTCCCAGGTCTACAATCTATGCTACTAGGTACGACTACTGACTAGGGAACAAGTTTTCCCAACTTAGTTAGGTCTCACAGTAATACTCACAAATTAATTATCACATTTATATCATAATAAAAGTTCTAGTTtgatgaatgaaaaataattatcaaCAGTATTGAGATTTGAAGAAATATTAAAGTTTAAGATTTGTTTTCAACTTTTTGAGGGTTTGTGTTAGAATTTCCATGAGAATTGCATTGAGTCTCTAGACTACTATTGGTAGGATAGCTATTTTCACAATGTTAATCCTATTGATCCTTTAACATGGAATTCTGCTCCATCTTCTAATgacttcttaattttctttcttcaatatataaaaatttttattatataagtcTATCACTTGCTTAGTGTTTTTCCAATATATTCTAGGAAGCTATTGTGAAATGTGATGTTTCCcagatatcttttatttatttcacccATATATTACTtgccaactgcagtttcccctctctcccctctcttccatctcttcctccaacccTGATCTATCCAGGATCCACCAACGGTCTGTCTTGCTTCTGAAAACAACAGGCATCCCAGAGAGATCAATCAAATAAGGCATAAGATGCTACTATAAGGCCATTTACATACTATGAAAAGAAGGCTTATGCAGCAAACTTTTAATGAGAAAGTATCCCATAAGTAGGTAAAAGAATCAGTGACTGCCAAGTTCTATTCAACTACCTGTAAATTTCATATCATTGTTTTTACAAATGAGTATTAccccactgtgtaaatgtaccacatcttctttactGGTTCTTCAGTTGAGCAACATCTCTGTGTTGTTTCCAccttctggctattatgaataaagctactaTGAAGATAGCTGAGCAAGTGCCCTTGTGGCATTACTGAGTGCCTTTTGAATATATGCCGAAGAATGGTATAGTTAGGTCATGAAGTAGATCTATTaacaattttctaagaaaccactcCATTGATTAACAAAgtaactgtacaagtttgcattcctaccagcagtgAAGAAGTGTTTCACGTGCTCCACATTTTCTCAAGCAAGAGCTGTCTCTTCTAGTTCTGGTTTTAGTCATTTTGCCAGGTGTTATATAGCATCgcagttttgttttgattttcatttccacaGTGGCTAAGAAAGATGAACATTGgtaaagtgtttctcagccatttgagtttcctctgttgagagttatcTATTTAGatgtgtaccccatttttaaattgaattattttattttcaacaatctagttttttgagggttttttttttggatattagTCATCTCTCAGATGTAGAGTGGGTTaaaatcttttccctttctttaagCTGTCATTTTGTCCCATTGATGGTGTCCTTTTCCTTATAGAACCTTTTCAGTTTCGTAAGgtcccattcattaattgttgaCCTTAGTACCTGCACTATTGGTGTTCTGGTCAGGAGGTTGCCTCTGGCACCAATGCATTCAAGGATATCCCCAACTTGtgcttctatcagattcagtgtatctggttttatgctgattcttttttttttgctggtatttttattgatttttattgagctctacatttttctctgattccCTTCCTGcatcttccctccccctccaaggttcccacgctcccaatttactcaggagatcttgtctttttctactttctacttctcatgtagattagatatatgtaacTCTCATTTAGTTTCCCCAGTGTTGTCTAAGTTCTCAGAtggtggtttgtaggctggctttctttacttaataattaaaaaccacttatggaGTGAGTACATTTAATAAttctctttttgagtctgggttacctcactcaaaataatgttttctagttccatctattttcctgcaaaattcaagatgtcattatttttttctgctgtgtagtactccattgtgtaaatgtaccacattttctttatccattcttcggtcgaggggtatttaggttgtttccaagatttctttcttttttttttttttttggatatgagctatctttttcttttgttccttttatttatttatttatttattaaagatttctgcctcctctccgcccctcccctgatcaagtccccctccctcatcagctcgaagagcaatcagggttcccttaacttgatttggatttttttctcagttcattTGTTGTCTGTATATATGAAAGTTACTGGTTTGTGTGTCAATTTTGTATTCTGAAATTGTTTATCAGTGGCAGAAGTTTCTTTCTGGAGTCTTCAGGGTCTTCTCTATATAAAATATGGTCTGCAAACAAAGACAGTTtagcttctttctttcctatttttatcACCTTATctccttcaattttcttttttcttttcttttttggatttttgagacagagtttctatatagctttttagttcctgtcctggaaccagctcttctagaccaggctggcctcaaactgacagagatcctcctgcctctgcctcccgagtgctgggattaaaggcatgcaccaccaccacccggatcCTTCaattttcttattgctatttttttaagtACCAAATTGAATAGGTGTGGTGAGAGTGGATATCATTGTCTTGTTACTAATTTGAGTGGACATGATTTGAATTTTTCTTCACTTAGGATGGTGTTCATTTTGTACATTGCTTTATCATGCTGAGATATGTGCATTATATCCATTTTCTCCCCTGGACTTCTATAATGAAGGGAAATTAGATTTTGACAAAAGCCTTTTATACATTTTAGAGATGAttatgcttgtttatttgttaattttgttgtttcattttgatttggtttgattttagtCTATTTGTTTTGTATGGAGTATTATGATTATTGATTAATATATGGAACCATCCCTGAATCCCTTGGGTGCAGCCAACTTGAATATATTAGATAATTTTTGATGTCTTCTTGAATTTGATGTGaatgtattttattgagaattttttgtgtttatgttcatgaagaatatttgtatataatattacATTTTCTTGAGTTTGTGTAATTTTGATATTAGgataagaaaaagacagaaaaagaatttttgaaatgTTCATTCAATATcttttttgtgaaataatttgagaagCCTTAGTGTTAGAATTTCTTTGAACGTTTGGTAGAATTCTCCACTGAATTTGCCTTGCTCTAGGCTTTTTTAGGTGGGAAATTTGGAACTACCACTTCTATCGCAGCATGAGTTATGGATTCTTTAGGttgtttatttgttaataaaatatGGGAATCAAAAATGGTCTAGCCAATTTTCAAAGTAGCCAATGTTTCTACACCTTTTTTGAAACAATCAGGTAGTTCTGTAAAAGGGTAAAAATGGAATTATCATCTGATAAAATAATTATGCATAAATATACATTAAGGATTTggatatatataaatgaaaatgaatgtttttCATACACAGTCATTACCAATGAATTAAGAACAAATTTACCCTAAGTACACATTATATAATGAATTATTAAGCACATTGTGGTATCGTCATATTCAAGAATTTTATTCTGGTTTTAAAACAATAAGTACTGGCCTTAAACAATAAGTTCAGGCAGAATgaactttgaaaatatatttctacaTATAATGAGAAAGCCCCACtggtataatttaattttatggacTTTCCCCAATAAGAAAATACATTgataaaaggaaaacatgataAGATATATCTTTGCTACAGTTTGCTAATGGACTGGAGTAAAAGAAGAGCATGTGACTTCAAAATAATCTAGAATGCATTGATTGGTGATGATAAAccctgaaattttaaaatgataaagtttGACCAGTTTCTATGTATCTTAAGTTTACCAATAGTCAGTTTGCAATTTGACTAACATGGAAGGAAAATGAGGGTCCTCCTTTCCCCACTGATggcttaccttttttttttattcttcttttcttctctttctttttttctcccaactGTGGCTCAATTCTGTAAGATTACAGTCTCATAAGAGCAGCCATTGTCTTAAAAGTCCATGTCTAACATTCAAAGCTGTTCTTACTTAATCAACCTTGTTGCAGACTACACTTGATTACAATACTAACACTGAGCAGAGATCACTTTAAAGAGTTCGATTAATCAAATTTAGAGTTTCACTTACAAACAGTTTTTGCATCTTTAGGATTCATATTCTTATTGAAGTAGAATTCAAAATTTTCCCATTAAAGTGGAAGCATTTATCTCTGTCAATGGATTTGTTTGTATATCTTATGCTCTAAGCCATCATCCAAATGTCAATAAAAGAGTCAAATAAATATCtatgtatataaaatacttaTATGCATGTAAAAACAACTGATGAATAGAGTCTATGAATGTGATAGAGAGCAGGGAGAGGTCTGAAGCATGGTTGGATGAGATGAAAGGGAAGGAATACatgctatatttaaaataatatctaaaaataaattaataaaggcCAAATTAATAGTAAAAGACAAAATATAGAAATCTCCCAGTGAAGCAAATATGTAATAAATTCCAGTGACACTTGCTTCCCAAGTCCATTTTCAGGAAAACCTGACTTGATTGCAAGgtttaaataaaaggcaaaaccATGTATAACTTAGCAGACTGGGCAAGGTGTTGTCCTATCCTTTACTCTCTCAACAACAAATCTCACCTGGAAGATCggtctttatttcaaaattatctaAAAGTTGTTCATCTTTATTCATGAGAAAAGTTTCTCTCCTGGCAGAAAAATTGTCCCTAGTTCTCTAATCTTTACTCCCAGCAGGAGATTCctagagaaataaatatttacttgGTTTCTTTTCCACTCTTCTGATTGCCAGAATGACAGGAACAGGTGTCAGTTCAAAATGCATTCAAAGAGAGGCCTGAAACTCCTAATTATTCTGCATCTACCTCTTAAGCATTCCTGAGTAGGTAGGTTGTGTCTATTTCCTTACAAACTTGTCAAATGTAAATTCTAATTCTAATAAAACTCTCTTCTGTGACAACTTCAGTATAATTATATATTCTTCATATCTTCTATATTATcatttatacaataaaaataccTCGAAATTCCTGACTAAGAAGTGCCCCGGACTTGGCTATCtacttttgaaaaatattctaaatatatgaTATGAAGCTGCTAACTAAATCAActtaattgcttttttaaaaaatttcagatGTTGAGGAATGAATGTATAACATGTGCTTTGTACCTGCAAGAATCAAGTCATTGATAGCTTTATGTAAAAATCCACAACATTTGAGACTGGTATATTCAAGCCCAGGTGAAGAAGTCAATATCACAGGCATAATGTAAGATTAATGCTTCATTTCAGGTTGCAGACATGATTTTTGATCCTCAAATGCATTCTTTCAATATagcattattttcaaatatgtaagattattctttattttattagataAGGCATataatgttaataaataaagaaaaccttaaaaatgaAGAGCATGCAAACAAAATAACTTCACACTTATGAAACCATGGGAGAAATAAATGTGTTGAGAAGGGTGCACTCAAAAAACACTGGGCACTGATAATTTCTTTTAACTAAAGACAAAGGTTATACCAATTCTGATCAATATATTATCCTACTCAGGATTTTTCTTAGGGCAGATTTAACATCTCTGTTTCTAAAACTGTATATTAAGGGATTCATCATGGGAACTACAATAGTATAAAAGATGGAAGAAATTTTCCCCTCATTCATAGATCCAGGTGATGAGGGCTGAAGATACATAAATGTGCTTGAtccaaaaaacagagaaacagcaaATAAATGGGAACTGCAAGTACTGAATGCCTTGTACTTGTTTTCAGTGGACCTCACTTGGAATATGGTGAAAAGAATAAAGCCATAGGAAGTAAGAATAATGGAGGTTGGAACGATAATGTCCTTTCCTACTACAATAAACAGCTCTATCTCATTGACATAGGTACTGGTACAGGAGAGCTGTAGCAAAGGGAGGAGGTCACAGAAGTAGTGGTTGATGGTGTTTCCATCACAGAAGGTCAGTCGAAGCATGCAACCTGTGTGGATCATGGCACCAGAAAATCCCATTAAATATGAACCAAGCATAAGATAGAAGCATACTTTAGGGGACATAGCAATGTTATACAAGAGTGGATTACAAATAGCCACATAACGATCATAGGCCATTGCTGTCAGCATGTAACATTCAGAAATgccaaagaagcaaaacaagtaGAGCTGGGTCATGCACCCAGTGTAAGAGATAACATTTTTCTCCAGTAAGAAGTTCATCAGCATTTTGGGTGTAATCACTGAAGAGTAACAGAGGTCTATGAGTGAcaagtttaagagaaaaaagtacatgggtgtgtgaagGTGAGAATTCAGCACTATTAGAATGATCAAAGTCAAATTTCCTAATGTAGTTACCACATATATTACTAGAAAGATGAAGAAGAGGGGGACCTGAAGACCAGGATCTTCAGTTATCCCCAAGAGAATGAATTCCATCACTAAAGTGCCATTTGCCACAGCCATTGTTCTCCAAGAGAATCtggggagagaaaaaaggaaaaaatacaggaaaaaagacAACTAACAACTCTCTCT
Proteins encoded in this region:
- the LOC142847151 gene encoding olfactory receptor 8B8-like; protein product: MAVANGTLVMEFILLGITEDPGLQVPLFFIFLVIYVVTTLGNLTLIILIVLNSHLHTPMYFFLLNLSLIDLCYSSVITPKMLMNFLLEKNVISYTGCMTQLYLFCFFGISECYMLTAMAYDRYVAICNPLLYNIAMSPKVCFYLMLGSYLMGFSGAMIHTGCMLRLTFCDGNTINHYFCDLLPLLQLSCTSTYVNEIELFIVVGKDIIVPTSIILTSYGFILFTIFQVRSTENKYKAFSTCSSHLFAVSLFFGSSTFMYLQPSSPGSMNEGKISSIFYTIVVPMMNPLIYSFRNRDVKSALRKILSRIIY